The following proteins come from a genomic window of Nodularia sp. LEGE 06071:
- the ureC gene encoding urease subunit alpha gives MSYRMDRRAYAETYGPTVGDRIRLADTELFIEVEQDFTTYGDEVKFGGGKVIRDGMGQSPISNADGAVDLVITNALILDWWGVVKADIGIKDGKIFKIGKAGNPYIQDNIDIIIGPGTEALAGEGMILTAGGIDSHIHFICPQQIEVAIASGITTMIGGGTGPATGTNATTCTPGPWNMHRMLQAADAFPVNLGFMGKGNTSQPQGLVEQVAAGAMGLKLHEDWGTTPATIDTCLSVADEYDVQVAIHTDTLNEAGFVEDTIAAFKHRAIHTYHTEGAGGGHAPDIIKVCGQANVLPSSTNPTRPYTVNTLEEHLDMLMVCHHLDSSIPEDVAFAESRIRRETIAAEDILHDLGAFSMIASDSQAMGRVGEVIIRTWQTSHKMKVQRGSLPGDGLADNNRAKRYVAKYTINPAITHGIAQYVGSVEAGKLADLCLWRPAFFGVKPEIVIKGGMIAWSQMGDANASIPTPQPVHTRPMFGSFGGARHATSLTFVSQAALEKEIPTQLGLKKSAVAVSGTRQISKRNMKLNDALPHIEVDPETYQVRADGELLSCEPATVLPMAQRYFLF, from the coding sequence ATGAGTTACCGCATGGATCGTCGGGCTTACGCAGAAACCTATGGTCCTACAGTAGGCGATCGCATCCGATTAGCAGACACAGAATTATTTATTGAAGTAGAACAAGACTTCACCACTTACGGCGACGAAGTGAAATTTGGTGGCGGAAAAGTCATCAGAGACGGAATGGGACAATCCCCCATTTCTAACGCCGATGGCGCAGTAGATTTAGTCATTACCAACGCCTTAATTCTCGATTGGTGGGGTGTTGTCAAAGCCGATATTGGCATTAAAGACGGCAAAATTTTCAAAATAGGTAAAGCCGGAAATCCCTATATTCAAGACAATATAGATATTATTATTGGCCCTGGAACTGAAGCTTTAGCAGGGGAAGGAATGATTCTCACTGCTGGCGGTATTGATAGCCATATTCATTTTATTTGTCCCCAACAAATTGAAGTGGCGATCGCCTCTGGAATTACTACCATGATTGGTGGTGGTACTGGACCCGCTACAGGAACCAATGCTACAACCTGCACTCCCGGACCCTGGAATATGCACCGGATGTTACAAGCTGCGGATGCTTTCCCTGTCAACTTAGGATTTATGGGTAAAGGTAACACCAGTCAACCCCAGGGACTTGTAGAACAAGTAGCCGCAGGTGCAATGGGGTTAAAACTACATGAAGACTGGGGAACTACCCCCGCTACTATTGATACTTGTCTGAGTGTTGCCGATGAGTATGATGTGCAAGTGGCAATTCATACCGATACCTTGAACGAAGCCGGATTTGTGGAAGATACCATTGCAGCTTTCAAGCATCGTGCTATCCATACTTACCACACCGAAGGCGCAGGCGGTGGACACGCACCAGACATTATTAAAGTTTGCGGACAAGCCAATGTTTTACCATCTTCCACCAACCCCACACGCCCTTACACCGTCAACACCCTAGAAGAACATCTAGATATGTTGATGGTATGTCATCACCTCGATTCCAGCATTCCCGAAGATGTGGCCTTTGCTGAGTCTCGCATTCGCCGAGAAACAATCGCGGCGGAAGATATTTTGCACGACTTAGGCGCGTTTAGTATGATTGCTTCTGACTCCCAAGCAATGGGGCGAGTTGGTGAAGTGATAATTCGCACATGGCAGACATCTCATAAAATGAAGGTGCAACGCGGAAGCCTTCCCGGAGATGGACTTGCAGATAATAATCGAGCTAAAAGATATGTTGCTAAATACACAATTAATCCAGCAATTACCCACGGAATTGCCCAGTATGTCGGTTCAGTAGAAGCGGGTAAACTTGCAGATTTATGTTTATGGCGACCAGCATTTTTTGGTGTCAAACCAGAAATAGTCATTAAAGGAGGAATGATTGCTTGGTCACAGATGGGTGATGCAAATGCTAGTATTCCCACACCCCAACCTGTGCATACAAGACCGATGTTTGGCAGTTTTGGCGGGGCGCGTCACGCCACATCTTTAACCTTTGTTTCCCAAGCGGCTTTAGAAAAAGAAATTCCCACTCAGTTAGGATTAAAAAAATCTGCTGTTGCTGTTTCCGGAACACGTCAAATCAGTAAACGAAATATGAAGCTAAATGATGCTTTACCACACATTGAAGTTGATCCAGAAACCTATCAAGTCAGGGCTGATGGTGAATTGCTGAGTTGTGAACCTGCGACTGTTTTACCAATGGCGCAAAGATACTTTTTGTTTTAG
- a CDS encoding DUF1349 domain-containing protein gives MKWYNEPPIWNFQDEALSITSGAKTDFWRETHYGFIRDNGHFLYEEINGDFVAEVKVTGQYQDLYDQAGLMVRLDELYWLKCGIEFVDGVQQVSAVVTRKYSDWSVVPMPQNPSAIWIRVTRRGTAIEVQYSLDGTEYTMLRLAYLTPVETVSVGVMCASPDGKGFSMKFEKFQIRSL, from the coding sequence ATGAAATGGTATAATGAACCGCCTATTTGGAACTTCCAAGATGAGGCACTCTCAATTACTTCCGGGGCAAAAACAGATTTCTGGCGGGAAACTCACTACGGCTTTATTAGAGATAATGGTCACTTCTTATATGAAGAAATTAACGGTGACTTTGTTGCTGAAGTTAAAGTCACTGGACAATATCAAGACTTGTATGACCAAGCTGGTTTAATGGTGCGATTGGATGAATTGTATTGGTTGAAATGTGGCATTGAATTTGTTGATGGTGTCCAACAAGTGAGTGCTGTAGTGACCCGTAAATACTCAGATTGGTCTGTTGTCCCAATGCCACAAAATCCATCTGCAATTTGGATACGTGTAACTCGACGTGGTACTGCAATAGAGGTGCAATACTCTTTAGATGGGACTGAATATACAATGCTGAGGCTGGCATATCTCACTCCTGTGGAAACGGTAAGTGTCGGCGTGATGTGTGCCTCGCCTGATGGTAAAGGCTTTTCGATGAAGTTTGAAAAATTCCAAATTCGCAGTTTGTGA
- a CDS encoding urease subunit beta: protein MIPGEIVTPNGEIELNAGRSIIKLLVGNTGDRPIQVGSHFHFYEVNAALNFDREQARGMRLDIPAGTGVRFEPGDEKEITLVPLVGSRQVFGFNGKINGSL, encoded by the coding sequence ATGATTCCAGGGGAAATAGTTACGCCAAATGGTGAAATTGAGTTAAATGCTGGTCGTTCTATTATTAAGTTATTGGTGGGAAATACAGGCGATCGCCCGATTCAAGTCGGTTCACATTTTCATTTTTATGAAGTGAATGCAGCATTGAATTTTGATCGGGAACAAGCGCGGGGAATGCGTCTTGATATTCCCGCAGGAACAGGTGTGAGGTTTGAACCAGGGGATGAGAAGGAAATTACTTTAGTACCTTTGGTTGGTAGTCGGCAAGTTTTCGGCTTTAATGGCAAAATCAATGGTTCATTATAG
- the ureA gene encoding urease subunit gamma — MQLTPQEKDKLLIFTAALVAERRKNRGLKLNYPEAIAYISAAILEGARDGQTVAELMSYGTTLLSRDDVMEGIPEMVHDVQVEATFPDGTKLVTVHNPIR, encoded by the coding sequence ATGCAATTGACACCGCAGGAAAAAGATAAGTTATTGATTTTTACGGCTGCTTTGGTGGCTGAGAGGCGTAAAAATAGGGGTTTGAAGTTGAATTATCCAGAGGCGATCGCCTATATTTCGGCGGCGATTTTGGAAGGTGCGAGAGATGGACAAACTGTCGCAGAATTGATGAGTTATGGGACTACTCTGTTATCACGGGATGATGTGATGGAGGGTATCCCGGAAATGGTGCATGATGTGCAGGTGGAAGCAACTTTTCCTGATGGAACTAAGTTGGTAACTGTCCATAATCCGATTAGATAA
- a CDS encoding urease accessory protein UreD produces MIVNSPIDKSWHGKLNLVYADRLNSTQLIYSHNQAPLKVQRPFYPEGAKICHSVMLHTAGGVVGGDRLSSNIHLQANAQALITTAAASKIYGTNGLQARQNIEIQVDAGACLEWLPQETIVFNGAIYRQDLRVELAPGGSWLGWEITRFGRTARGEKFLQGEWRSHTEIWQQGVPLWIDRQYLPGNEAVFHSPHGLAGQPIAGSLVWVGSDISAEFLAKARSLWDGSGEVGMTRLQNGFLCRYRGASTSEVRNWFTVVWELLRVDFLHRGGCVPRVWQV; encoded by the coding sequence ATGATTGTTAACAGTCCAATAGATAAAAGTTGGCATGGCAAACTTAATTTAGTTTATGCCGATCGCCTCAATAGTACCCAGTTAATTTACAGTCACAATCAAGCCCCCCTGAAGGTACAACGGCCTTTTTATCCAGAGGGTGCGAAAATTTGTCATAGTGTCATGTTACATACGGCTGGGGGTGTGGTGGGAGGCGATCGCCTATCCTCTAATATCCACCTCCAAGCCAATGCACAAGCTTTAATTACTACAGCCGCAGCTAGTAAGATATACGGTACTAACGGACTGCAAGCTAGGCAAAATATTGAGATTCAAGTTGATGCAGGTGCTTGTTTAGAATGGCTACCCCAAGAAACCATTGTCTTTAACGGGGCAATTTATCGGCAAGATTTACGGGTAGAATTAGCACCGGGAGGTAGTTGGTTAGGCTGGGAAATTACCCGATTTGGTCGGACTGCTAGAGGCGAAAAATTTTTACAGGGAGAATGGCGATCGCATACGGAAATTTGGCAACAAGGCGTACCATTGTGGATTGATCGCCAATACTTACCGGGTAACGAAGCAGTTTTTCACAGTCCTCACGGCTTGGCTGGACAACCAATTGCAGGTAGTCTGGTTTGGGTGGGAAGTGATATTTCTGCCGAATTCTTGGCAAAAGCACGGAGTTTATGGGATGGTTCTGGGGAAGTTGGTATGACTCGCTTACAAAATGGATTTTTGTGTCGATATCGTGGTGCTTCTACGTCTGAGGTGAGAAACTGGTTTACGGTTGTCTGGGAGTTGCTGCGAGTGGATTTTTTACATCGTGGTGGCTGTGTACCCAGAGTATGGCAGGTTTAA
- a CDS encoding photosystem II assembly protein, with protein sequence MSNPIANWWRSQQFNSALKRGDTKKAVQLLQAIQKSGASFSWIEKLFRDKLQLDRYSQDYKREIENLTKQITSAPHKTDNLTLAPDENFIKFIYEAFNLVQHDEYKLQVTGIDQEIFDGFEASLVEYLEAEFSKFSEQQLAIKLEDALEDIYNLKIGQDPNYSFSLTPHVYFMKFFLENVYCVYLAWFLIYQDGLLPTEVKILDLGSGPGTVAYGLALFLQSGLNFFQIPPIHISYYSLEQQDGFQFRGLQFWRRYIESQITPINTYFRLVTADLFTWNYQAANLPHDFFDFIIISHCFFADKNKRIQVHSIYQEIIAKSLKSQGYVLLIIQDKKLFKFYNSQQSDDVEQEKNVVIQFVSDLGLKLVWYKYLTSTDSRINYSASNFARFARENLPKQLYMNRIIHKYFSQNYDSNYTLDDYVILAQK encoded by the coding sequence ATGAGTAATCCGATTGCTAATTGGTGGCGTAGTCAGCAATTTAACTCTGCTTTGAAACGTGGTGACACAAAAAAAGCAGTGCAATTATTGCAAGCTATTCAAAAATCAGGTGCAAGTTTTTCCTGGATAGAGAAATTATTTAGGGATAAGTTACAACTTGATCGTTATTCTCAAGATTATAAACGTGAAATAGAAAATTTAACTAAACAAATAACCTCTGCGCCTCATAAAACAGATAATCTCACATTAGCGCCAGATGAAAACTTTATTAAATTTATTTATGAAGCTTTTAATTTAGTCCAGCATGATGAATATAAACTACAGGTGACTGGGATTGATCAAGAAATATTTGATGGCTTTGAAGCTAGTCTGGTTGAATACCTAGAAGCAGAGTTTAGTAAGTTTTCTGAACAACAGTTAGCTATTAAACTAGAAGATGCTTTAGAAGATATTTATAACTTAAAAATTGGACAAGACCCAAACTACAGTTTTAGTTTGACTCCTCATGTCTATTTCATGAAGTTTTTTTTAGAAAATGTCTATTGTGTATATTTAGCATGGTTTTTAATTTATCAGGATGGGTTACTACCGACGGAAGTAAAAATTCTTGATCTTGGTTCTGGTCCAGGAACAGTTGCTTATGGTTTAGCTTTATTTCTTCAAAGTGGTCTTAATTTTTTTCAAATTCCCCCAATTCATATATCCTATTACTCTTTAGAACAGCAAGATGGGTTTCAATTTAGAGGACTTCAGTTTTGGCGAAGATATATTGAGTCGCAGATAACCCCCATCAATACTTACTTTCGGTTGGTTACTGCTGACCTCTTTACTTGGAATTATCAAGCGGCTAATTTACCTCATGATTTTTTTGACTTCATTATCATTTCTCACTGCTTCTTTGCAGATAAAAATAAAAGAATACAAGTTCATAGTATTTATCAAGAAATCATTGCGAAAAGTTTAAAGTCTCAAGGTTATGTTCTGCTAATAATACAGGATAAGAAATTATTTAAGTTTTATAACTCTCAACAAAGTGACGATGTAGAACAGGAAAAAAATGTCGTTATCCAGTTTGTTTCTGATTTAGGTTTAAAGCTTGTGTGGTATAAATATTTAACATCTACCGATTCTCGCATCAATTACTCTGCTAGTAACTTCGCAAGATTTGCTAGGGAAAATTTACCTAAGCAATTGTATATGAATCGAATTATCCATAAATATTTTTCTCAAAATTATGATTCTAACTATACATTAGATGATTATGTGATTTTGGCACAAAAATAG
- a CDS encoding SPL family radical SAM protein has product MAKAKYEGYCDVQPTKLVREKFGDTKVYGQNAKSLLTKASGFIGDYDFTLNPYRGCQYGCSYCYAAAFSPNTQMRQDWGKWVIFKENAAEVLTKELQKWYKQHPQTPPRIYMSSVTDPYQPLESRHQLTRRLLEVMLDVRDDGYPTPTLVIQTRSPIITRDIDYLQRFQRLRINMSIPTGSESVRRDFEPRSPSVKARLNAIIKLKQSIDSFKGFVPKISITITPLLPTLSTDEPAFISKLAVADRVVIQDFHPNNNRSLTASTRQEAEGIKQKYDWWYDAENFSYVKFKEKLFNQLPDVEIKEGKEGFGYE; this is encoded by the coding sequence ATGGCGAAAGCAAAATATGAAGGTTATTGCGACGTACAGCCGACTAAATTAGTTAGAGAAAAATTTGGAGACACTAAGGTTTATGGACAAAATGCTAAGTCGTTACTAACAAAAGCTAGCGGTTTTATTGGTGATTATGATTTTACTCTGAATCCTTACCGGGGTTGTCAGTATGGTTGTAGTTATTGTTATGCGGCTGCATTTAGTCCGAATACTCAGATGCGTCAAGATTGGGGTAAATGGGTAATTTTCAAAGAAAATGCTGCGGAAGTTTTAACTAAAGAATTACAAAAATGGTATAAGCAACATCCTCAAACTCCTCCCAGAATTTACATGAGTAGTGTGACAGATCCTTATCAACCTCTGGAATCTCGACATCAATTGACTCGCAGATTGTTGGAGGTAATGCTAGATGTGAGGGATGATGGTTATCCTACACCAACGTTAGTAATTCAAACTCGCAGTCCCATTATTACTAGAGATATTGATTATTTACAACGATTTCAGCGCTTGCGAATTAATATGAGTATTCCGACGGGGAGCGAATCAGTGAGGCGGGATTTTGAACCGCGATCGCCTAGCGTTAAAGCCCGATTAAATGCCATCATTAAACTGAAGCAAAGTATTGACTCTTTTAAAGGGTTTGTTCCCAAAATATCTATCACAATTACTCCCTTACTCCCTACTCTATCCACTGATGAACCTGCATTTATTAGTAAATTAGCTGTTGCTGATAGAGTGGTAATTCAAGATTTCCATCCTAATAATAATCGTTCTCTCACAGCATCAACCCGCCAAGAAGCTGAGGGAATTAAGCAAAAATATGATTGGTGGTACGATGCAGAAAATTTTAGCTACGTAAAATTTAAAGAAAAGTTATTTAATCAACTACCAGATGTAGAAATTAAAGAGGGTAAGGAGGGATTTGGCTATGAGTAA
- a CDS encoding DUF4351 domain-containing protein: protein MKWFKSLKIMYCVAGCVEVLAGLRFEKDLVHQFLREDIMKESVIYQDIVQKEAFKMINRQIKKRFGDVNDSLMTQVRNLSADDLEDLGEALFDFSEVADLVAWLEQQH from the coding sequence GTGAAGTGGTTTAAATCACTAAAAATAATGTATTGTGTTGCAGGTTGTGTAGAAGTTCTTGCAGGTTTGCGGTTTGAAAAGGATTTGGTTCATCAATTTTTACGGGAGGATATTATGAAAGAATCTGTAATTTATCAAGATATCGTTCAAAAAGAAGCATTCAAAATGATTAATCGTCAGATTAAAAAACGATTTGGTGATGTTAATGATTCATTAATGACACAGGTGAGAAATTTATCTGCTGATGATTTAGAAGATTTAGGCGAAGCATTATTTGATTTTTCCGAAGTTGCTGATTTGGTAGCTTGGTTAGAACAGCAGCATTAG
- the groL gene encoding chaperonin GroEL (60 kDa chaperone family; promotes refolding of misfolded polypeptides especially under stressful conditions; forms two stacked rings of heptamers to form a barrel-shaped 14mer; ends can be capped by GroES; misfolded proteins enter the barrel where they are refolded when GroES binds): MAKRIIYNENARRALERGIDILAEAVAVTLGPKGRNVVLEKKFGAPQIVNDGVTIAKEIELEDHIENTGVALIRQAASKTNDAAGDGTTTATVLAHAMVKEGLRNVAAGANAISLKRGIDKASAFLVEKIAEHARPVEDSKSIAQVAAISAGNDEEVGQMIAQAMDKVGKEGVISLEEGKSMTTELEITEGMRFEKGYISPYFATDAERMETVFDEPYLLITDKKIALVQDLVPVLEQVARSGRPLVIIAEDIEKEALATLVVNRLRGVLNVAAVKAPGFGDRRKAMLEDIAVLTGGQLVTEDAGLKLENTKLESLGKARRVTITKDTTTIVAEGNEAPVKARCEQIRRQMEETESSYDKEKLQERLAKLSGGVAVVKVGAATETEMKDKKLRLEDAINATKAAVEEGIVPGGGTTLAHLAPELETWAKANLKDEELIGALIVVRALPAPLKRIAENAGQNGAVIAERVKEKDFNIGYNAATNEFVDLLEAGIVDPAKVTRSALQNAASIAGMVLTTECIIVDKPEPKDAAPAGGGGMGGGDFDY; this comes from the coding sequence ATGGCAAAACGCATTATATACAACGAAAACGCCCGTCGCGCTCTGGAACGAGGCATTGACATCTTGGCTGAAGCCGTAGCTGTTACCCTTGGCCCTAAAGGTCGTAACGTAGTCCTAGAAAAGAAATTTGGCGCTCCCCAAATCGTCAATGATGGTGTTACCATCGCCAAAGAAATCGAACTAGAAGACCATATCGAAAACACTGGCGTAGCTTTGATTCGTCAAGCTGCTTCCAAGACCAATGACGCTGCTGGCGATGGTACCACAACTGCCACCGTTTTGGCTCACGCGATGGTCAAAGAAGGCTTACGCAACGTTGCAGCAGGCGCTAATGCAATTTCTTTGAAGCGCGGTATTGATAAAGCTTCCGCCTTCTTGGTAGAGAAAATTGCAGAACACGCTCGTCCAGTAGAAGATTCTAAATCCATTGCCCAAGTTGCTGCGATTTCAGCTGGTAACGACGAAGAAGTCGGTCAGATGATTGCTCAAGCAATGGACAAGGTAGGCAAGGAAGGCGTAATTTCCCTAGAAGAAGGGAAATCTATGACCACCGAGCTAGAAATCACCGAAGGGATGCGCTTTGAAAAAGGCTATATCTCTCCTTATTTCGCTACCGATGCTGAACGCATGGAAACGGTTTTTGATGAACCTTACCTGCTAATCACCGATAAGAAGATTGCTTTAGTACAAGACCTCGTACCAGTTTTAGAGCAAGTAGCTCGCTCTGGTCGTCCTTTGGTGATTATCGCCGAAGATATTGAAAAAGAAGCTTTAGCGACTTTGGTAGTTAACCGCTTGCGTGGTGTACTCAATGTTGCGGCTGTAAAAGCTCCTGGTTTTGGCGATCGCCGTAAAGCGATGCTAGAAGATATCGCTGTTCTAACTGGTGGTCAATTGGTCACCGAAGACGCTGGTTTGAAGCTAGAAAATACCAAGCTGGAAAGCCTGGGTAAAGCTCGCCGTGTCACCATTACCAAGGACACAACAACAATTGTGGCTGAAGGTAACGAAGCCCCTGTGAAGGCTCGTTGCGAACAAATCCGTCGTCAGATGGAAGAAACCGAATCTTCTTACGACAAAGAGAAGCTGCAAGAACGTCTGGCTAAACTCTCTGGTGGTGTAGCTGTGGTGAAAGTGGGTGCAGCCACTGAAACCGAAATGAAAGATAAGAAGCTACGCCTAGAAGACGCGATCAACGCTACCAAAGCTGCTGTAGAAGAAGGGATTGTTCCCGGTGGTGGTACAACTCTAGCTCACCTTGCTCCTGAATTAGAAACTTGGGCAAAAGCTAATCTCAAAGATGAAGAGTTGATTGGTGCTTTGATTGTCGTTCGTGCTTTACCCGCGCCTCTGAAGCGGATTGCTGAAAACGCTGGTCAGAATGGTGCTGTAATTGCTGAACGTGTGAAAGAGAAAGATTTCAACATCGGCTACAATGCTGCAACCAACGAATTCGTTGATTTGTTAGAGGCTGGTATTGTTGACCCTGCGAAGGTAACTCGTTCTGCGCTGCAAAACGCTGCTTCTATCGCTGGTATGGTGTTGACAACCGAATGTATCATCGTTGACAAGCCTGAGCCTAAAGATGCTGCTCCTGCTGGTGGCGGTGGTATGGGTGGCGGTGACTTCGATTACTAA
- the groES gene encoding co-chaperone GroES, which translates to MAAVTLSVSTVKPLGDRVFVKVSAPEEKTAGGLFLPDNAQEKPQVGEVVALGPGKRNDDGTRQELDIKTGDKVLYSKYAGTDIKLGTEEYVLLSEKDILAVVM; encoded by the coding sequence ATGGCAGCTGTAACTTTAAGCGTTTCCACAGTTAAACCTCTAGGCGATCGCGTTTTCGTAAAAGTAAGCGCCCCCGAAGAAAAGACCGCAGGTGGACTGTTTTTACCCGATAATGCCCAGGAAAAACCCCAAGTAGGCGAAGTAGTCGCTCTTGGCCCTGGCAAGCGTAACGATGACGGTACCCGTCAAGAATTAGACATCAAAACCGGCGATAAAGTGTTGTACTCCAAGTACGCTGGCACTGACATCAAGCTCGGCACAGAAGAATACGTACTGCTTTCTGAAAAAGACATCTTAGCAGTCGTCATGTAA
- a CDS encoding response regulator transcription factor — MDRSATSATAMKEPSMKDHKRLLLIDDDPNLILLVKDYLEFRGYEVNTAENGREALEILEQDIPDMIICDVMMPEMDGYTFVEQVRQNERTGWIPVLFLSAKGQSADRVKGLNKGADVYMVKPFEPEELVAQVESSLKQTTRWKEHQAKGGENGSRIQVPFDVQLTPTELKVVQFVARGLANREIAEELNVSQRTVESHVSNMLGKTNLHNRTELARWAIENQMA, encoded by the coding sequence ATGGACCGAAGCGCGACAAGTGCCACTGCTATGAAAGAGCCCAGCATGAAAGATCACAAAAGACTGCTATTAATTGATGACGACCCTAACCTCATCTTGCTGGTGAAGGATTACCTGGAATTCAGAGGCTATGAAGTCAACACTGCCGAAAATGGACGAGAAGCTCTGGAAATTCTTGAACAAGATATTCCAGATATGATCATCTGTGACGTAATGATGCCGGAAATGGACGGATACACTTTTGTAGAACAAGTCCGACAAAATGAACGCACCGGCTGGATTCCCGTACTTTTCCTTTCAGCAAAAGGACAAAGTGCAGACCGAGTTAAAGGTCTGAATAAAGGGGCTGACGTATATATGGTCAAGCCCTTTGAACCAGAAGAACTCGTAGCACAAGTAGAATCTTCACTCAAGCAAACTACCCGTTGGAAAGAACACCAAGCCAAAGGAGGAGAAAACGGTTCCCGCATTCAGGTTCCCTTTGATGTCCAGTTAACCCCAACCGAACTGAAAGTAGTACAGTTTGTCGCTAGGGGTCTAGCTAACAGGGAAATTGCTGAAGAATTAAACGTTAGTCAGCGTACAGTTGAAAGCCATGTGTCCAATATGTTGGGTAAAACCAACCTCCACAACCGCACCGAATTAGCGCGTTGGGCGATTGAAAATCAAATGGCTTAA
- a CDS encoding REP-associated tyrosine transposase, translating to MPDYRRYTVAGGTYFFTQVTYKREKWLCSEIARTTLRLAINHVREKYPFSIDAMVLLPDHLHCIWTLPQEDSDYSTRWRLIKTFVTKHCGKKLGLDSKISVSRQKQKESNLWQRRFWEHEIRDEIDFASHCDYIHYNPVKHGLCADPNQWQFSSFHRFVSQGIYEESWGGYEISNIPHDLEFE from the coding sequence ATGCCTGACTACAGAAGATATACTGTTGCAGGAGGAACTTATTTTTTCACACAAGTTACTTATAAACGCGAAAAATGGCTATGCAGCGAAATTGCTAGAACCACCTTGCGGTTAGCTATTAATCATGTGCGTGAAAAATATCCATTTTCTATTGATGCTATGGTTTTATTACCAGATCATCTACATTGTATATGGACTTTACCACAAGAAGACAGCGATTATTCGACAAGATGGCGGCTAATTAAAACATTTGTCACCAAACACTGCGGAAAAAAGCTAGGGCTTGATAGTAAAATTTCAGTTTCACGTCAAAAACAAAAAGAAAGTAATCTCTGGCAGCGTCGGTTCTGGGAACATGAAATAAGGGATGAAATAGACTTTGCGTCTCATTGCGATTACATACATTATAATCCTGTCAAACATGGATTATGTGCAGATCCAAACCAATGGCAGTTTTCTAGTTTTCACCGATTTGTTTCCCAGGGTATTTATGAAGAGAGTTGGGGAGGGTATGAGATATCTAACATACCTCATGATCTTGAATTTGAATAG